In the genome of Euleptes europaea isolate rEulEur1 chromosome 4, rEulEur1.hap1, whole genome shotgun sequence, the window aaTGAATCAGGACATTTTGAGCCGTTGCAAaccaagataagaacataagaaatgccctgctggatcagacccaggcccatcaagtccagcagtcggttcacacagtggccgaccaggcgcctccaggaagcccacaagcaagacgactgcagcagcattgtcctgcctgtgtttcacagcacccaatagaataggcctgctcctctgatcctggagagaatgggtatgcatcatgaccagtatccattttgactagtagccatggatagccccatcctccataagaacataagaaatgccatgctggatcagaccaaggtccatcaagtccagcagtctgttcacacagcggccaatcaggtgcctctaggaagcccacaaacaagatggctgcagcagcattgtcctgcctgtgttccacagcacctaatataataggcatgctcctctaagactgtagagagtaggtatgcatcatgactagtatccattttgactagtagctacgaatagctctctcctcggtgaataggtccactcccctcttcaagccttccaagatcCATGTAGCCCTCACTTGCAGCTTCAGGTTTGGCTGCAAAGCCCTGAATTCTAacgtttgctttttaaaaagctgaaatgcTTCCAACAGGATGAAAATAACCAAAGGCAAAATGCGGTGTAGAATACCAAGGCTATAGGAATATGAATGTCTTTAAACCATATcatgcaaatacaaaaggtcaaaGGACATTAGAGGCATTATATTCCATGCACAATATAATACGCAAATTTTACCGGGCAGTATATTCACAAgtaaactgtttttaaaaggggGCGGGAAACTGAACCCAATGGTAAAATTATCACCAAATCCCATTTTAATAATCATAATAACATGGTCAGATGAATAATACAGGAGATAGATTGTCAGTAAGGTAGAAAAATAAATTCAGAGAaggaaaaggcaggggaaagatCCACTTCTGAGCATTTAAGATCCCGCCCAAAATCTATGTCTACTGCAggggttcccaaacgttttgagtcatggagcacttttcaggagagaaattcgttgCGGatcactaattttcacctagcacctatatactcaaccgaatgacagtagtattgttctttccaatctcttcacggagcccTAGGAGATGCTTCGTAGAACACTgagtgctccttggagcagtttgggaacctctggtctactGTGTCCTTACAGTCATGATGTAAAAagtcaaaggtcatttatgcatagtcgctgtaacctcctttattccctgtttcagccaggatctaacttttcagtatgcgctgtatcccattccttggtagctcgatgctgtttcaacacaaaaccaACCTGGGTCCtcctattcctctgttaatccgacttttccctctcccctgagctcagcccagctcaaaTTTCCATGCAGATGGGAAGccagggaaacacagaagattggcttctctcacagccaatcacaaagcagtgtgtaaagaggcggggattcaagtgcttccttctacctcagagctctttctgggccaaagaaaggctttttaaaaacaaggcttggattttctttctctccccccgcccctcagctttcagattgctccgcttTTGGTTCTTAAAAgtgctttttttatgcggcagttaagttgggggggggaatcttctctcacagtgagcactgcgaagtaagccaattacagagcagcatttaaagaggcgggacttgatttgagcttgggagacggccggtgcatagattcccaacaggaaagtgtgagtccagccagcaacgaacctcaggtaaaactcccatgcataaatgactacaGTAAGGTTTGGTGGATCTCAAGTAGAAAGGGGGTTCATTGACAGTACTAAGATTGTGCTGAGAACTGCAGCCAAGTTATATTCAACAAAGGCTGTATTTTCAGGCAGTATTTCTGCATCGCCAACCCGGTGACAAATTCCCACCCCTATTTTTAGTGCCGagctcctttttttttgctgacgATGCCCACACTTAAAGCGCCAGTCCCCGTATCTTGCCATCCATTCCGCGACTCCTTAAAAAGCAAGCATGGAAAACAGTTTCTTGTCACTGTTTCACAGCATGACTGGATAAACGCAGCCTTTCCACAACCACCTCGTCACGTCCTGCCCTTGTACACTCCACAGATCGCAAGATAAGTGTGTTGTTGCTCGTTCTCTCTGCTTCGGctggggtcgccaacctccagatagtagctggagatctcccgctattacaactgatctccagctgacagaccagttcccctggagaaaatggccgctttggcaattggactctatggcactgacgcccctcccctccctaaaccccacactcctcaggcttcaccccaaaaacctcccgcgggtggcgaagagggacctggctgtgagagaaaccacgcTTGCGTGTCTcacgctttgccttctgcatggggatttatccgggctgagctcaggggagagggaagaatcgggttaacagaggaacgggaagtcccgggatttgtgagggctggcagcgaggtcacatctgatggagggaaaactcatgcataactctaagggaCAACCAAAATAGACCGGGGGGCGAACacaagtgaaagtacccatgcagtgaccaccagggtgtgtgtgtgtgggggggaaatccataGTTGCTGTAGCGAGTTTTGTGCAGAAGGGAGCAAACAGAAGGATTTGCTGTCTATGTCAGGTTACTACAAAGGAAATAACACTTTGATTTCTACCCCTTTCAGGCGGGCTAAGCTTCGGCTGTATTTGGATGAACTAAAGCAGCTTGTTCCTCTTGGGCCAGATAGCAGTAGACACACAACCCTCAGCCTTCTGAAAAGGGCCAAGACGCACATTAAGGTAAAGCAGAATATTGTGTTTTTTAAGGTTTTACTTCTAGAAATTCAGGAATCGTTGTCGTTACTGTTCATCCAAAAATGGAATtcgcccttcctctccccacaacaggcaacttgtgaggtaggtagggctgagagaaatgtgactagcccagggtcacccagctggcttcacgtggaggagtggggaaaccaacctggttcaccagattagagtccgccgctcatgtggaggagtgggggatcaaacccagttctccagattagagtccactactccacactggctcacaaTTACGTCTCACATTTCTTAGAAAACCAGTTCCCATTTATTTCATAGGAAGAATCAGTGAAAGAATATGGTATAAAGAGCATttacatatagaagaagaagaagagctggtttttaaatcccgactttccctaccatctaagggaaactcaaaccagcttgcaatcaccttcccttcccctcctgacaacagacacactgtgaggtaggtggggctgagagagctctaacagagcccaaggtcacccatgtggcttcatatgtaggagtggggagtcaaacctagttctccaggtctgagtccactgctccaaaccaccactcttaaccactacaccacggtggtgtAGTATATACTGAAAGAAAAACACACGTACAATTTTATTGTACGTTTAAAAATTTATTGCAATGGATAACAGTACAAGGGACTGCTGATAAGACCTCGGTTGTAAAATCTCCCTTTCCCGCTTCATAGTGTTAAAGAGCCACATCTTTGTAAAAATAGGTCCCGTTTCTTTATTTCGAGAGACTCTGTCGTTATCAGCATGACACAATTTCAAATTCAAcagttgaaagaaagaaagctgagcAAGCAGCAGCCGTGGCTAGAACTGGCCGGGCCACGTAACCCGCCTCGCTGGCTTCTAGTTCTGGGCTTAGCTTGATCTGCAGCACTGCTTTTGAATTGAGCTGTGGCTGATGGCCGAGAAGCAGGTGGTGGAGGGGTGGGAAGTGCATCCTGGCCACAGGCAGGCATGTTCGGTCTCTCTCTCTTAGCAGCAGCTCAAGAAGCGCTCTGTGTTTTTCCGGTGTCTCTCCGTCTGCCGGCAGAGAATGTATCTCAGCCAGCTCTAGGCTGCAGCCACGGCCCGCTCATGAGCAGGCGGTGCCTGTTTCCGAGACACGCCTCCCTGACTTCTGCCCACTTTCGCATGAGAGCAAGCAGTGCTTGTCAGCTTCCAAGTGCCATCTACTGTAAAAAATATGTCTGCCAGTAGCGTTGGCTTTAGCGTGCTTGTTTGGTGCGGTTGTGTATTTCCTGAAGACTGATTTGCTCAGTCTTATGTGCTAGCCAAGAGATTTAATCAATCTATAACTTTTCCAAACAATAGAAGCTATTGTATTTCGTAGTACCAGTGAAAAATTTAACTGCGTTTGCTTTGTGGTAAGTTTCCTTGTGCTCTCTGCCGACATAGGTGGCaataccaataaaataaaataaaatcggTACACGCAGGCGTTCTCATAACCACTTCGTAGAATGCttcatgggagccagtgtggtgtagtggttaagagcggtggactctgatctggagagccgggtttgattctccactcctccacatgagcggtggaggttaatccggtgaacgggatttgtttccccactcctacacacgaagccagctgggtgagcttgggccagtcatgctctctcagccccacctacctcacagggtgtctgttgtggagagaggaagggaaggcgattgtaagcccgtttgattctcccttaagtggcagagaaagttggcatataaaaaccaactctcctcctcctcctcctcctcgtcttcttccATATGCCACAAGAATAGTCAATACAATAAGAAATAAGTggattttgttggtttttattaGAAATTGGAAGAACAGGACCGAAAAGCTCTAAATATTAAGGAACAGTTACAACGAGAACATCGATACCTCAAGCGTAGATTGGAACAACTCTCTGTGCAGGGTCTGGAGCGAGTCCGCACGGACAGCCTGGGTTCCACAATATCCACTGACTCCGAACAAGGTAATTCACATTCGTTCTGCTGTAACTTGAATTAATAATTTCTATATGTCATTCAGTTATTTATCCATTTTTATAATGTTTCCTTTGCTCTGTACTCCATGTGTCCAAGTCTGCCTTTCTTTGCATGTGCAACCATTTAAAAGTACATTTTAAGCAGTACAAAGAATGAGCTGAGCTTGTTCGTTTGCTAGAAATATTATAGTTTAGAATAATtacctggcaaaccaccccgcaaacaaagtctgccttggaaacgtcgggatgtgacgtcaccccatgggtcaggaatgacccggtgcttgcacaggggacctttacctgttaTAATTACCTAGTGTCTCCAGtgactcagcaccatcctctgtatgaccgATCTTTTCTCATCGTCTCTCTTTCAGAGGTGGACATTGAAGGGATTGAATTTCCGCCGGCGGAAATGGACAGTAGCGGATGCTCCAGCGATGCTGAGGACCACTACAGTTTACTAAGCAGCTCAAGTGACACGGGCTACGCGCTTCCCCATAGACTCAGCGCCAGGCTGGTGTAGTGTTTTGGGTGAACCGCTCGACTCAGGACCTTTGGATTgaagcacttacacacacacaagaaataaattaaaaaaccccGAGTTGCTAACCGCCACTCTTCCAGAAAACCTCCACTGCGACACTCCAaaaggaggttcccccccccatggttTCCAGAAGTATGAATAGAAAATTAAATAAATTGTAaatcatgttcccccccccccccaaagtatgaGATTAGGCACAGTTGTGGCTTAAAGTTCTTTCATGTAGGCATTGTATAAACTTGATGGTATAGGGGGTGGAATCTGTCAAGAGCATTAAACTTAAACAGCTCAATTGCTTTGATTATTTTCCCCTCCTCGAAACTTACCTCGAGAGGAGACGGCCGGCCACGGCGGCTTGCAGCACTCACTCCCTTTCCGTTGTCTCTTTTGGCATCAGGAAGAGCCTCGGGCGAGCCTCCCTGGGTGTCCGTCGCTCGCTGCCACTTCTGTTCTTTGAATCAGGGCCATAGCAGGCTAAGGATTGCAAGCTATGGGAAGTTATATGCCTTTCAGagtatttaataatgaaaaaaaatctttgctaGCCAAAGATTGTTAGAAAGAAACCCTTTCAACGTTtgagagacacacacaaaaaaagtattTAATTTGTACGTTCTTAATAGAAGGTGGAAGAGCCAGTTCCGACCACGGCTTAATCAACGCGCAATGATCCTGGCTTTCTTTGTTTTCAAGCCCTAATTCTAGAAAGCTAGTCCTGTGAGGTGACGAGGGAAAAAAGCTTTGCCACCTTCAAGTGTGATTGATTGCAGTATGAGCTTTTTAAGGCACAAAACAACTGTCTCCCATTTGGCGTTTGCAGCCATTTttagtatttgttttgttttgtttgtttctcctGTACATGCCTAGAGGAGGTTTTCATAGTGAACATTCAGCTCTCAGGAATtttaatttgcatggacacccTCTGCCTTCTGAGGCCGTGCTGTCCGTCAGCTAAAGGCTTCCACTTAGCATAATAAATCAGAGCCACATCTGCAGTTGGTCCCCCATTCCTATGGGAGGCGCCTCGGTCCTTATTTGAACGCTAGATGCGTCTGACGGGCCGTAAATATCCACCTGGGGTTGCTAGTCAAGTGAACAGAAAGTCTGATGGGCTAGACCAGGGGCTGAACCTTTCAATGTTCCTTGCTTAAACAATTAACCACCTGTTCCTTTCTTGTTCAAGGGGAAACTGGCAGCCAGTGCACTGGCTATCATGTAGTGAATGATACATGGCATGTCAGGTTCTTTGTTGAAGGGTTCAGAGTCCCCAAGATCCCAGAGATGGATAATCACACCTTTGTTTAGAAGGAAGGAGGGCAAGAAAACACTCCTTCCAGGGCTTTGCATTTTCCTGTATATAGTCGCCAGTACGCTGAATGGAAGGCATGGCATTAAATTACTATATTTCTTTTAGAAcaggattcaagtccaggagcaccttaaattTTGCggacctttaaggtgctaccgggctCAAGTTTTATTTCGCTActtacagactaacacggctgcccacctgaaactattcCTTTCAAGCATTATTGTTATACCATAGGGACCATTTCGGTTCCTTAACCAAATGCTGTACAGTCGCTGATCTATTTAGAATTCATCAGGATGTTTAaaatgtattccccccccccaatcgtaGCAATACCGCAGAAGTATATTTTAATACCGTTTCAGCTTAGTGAAGCTATTAGACTCTTTTGcttgctggtttttaaaaaatggaccaATCTTTGCATTACTACTTTAAATAAaggtctttttttattttaaaaaaagattttaaaagctaTACATGCTTCAGACAAGTAGGGTATTTCTCTGTAAATATATCCTGTAAAAGATTTTGTATTATATTTTTCTTAACTCTTCTTACTTGTATAGTTGAAAGGGAATGGTATCAACCCTGACCATTCTCAGGGACTCTTTCCTGAAGTCCTTCTGTGCCTCGGCCGCTGTTTGTACGTAATGCCTGTTCCTCTTCTGGTGAAAAACAGACAcactaaaaaaaaaccacagtggAGTTTGTTGAGTTGTATTCCTTTGCCTCAAGTGAAGTGGCAAAAGGTACGTTTTACCATTCCCGCTTCCGTACCGAAAGACGGCGTCTGCCGCTGAGAATCCAAGGCTGCCGTgtgggatttcttttttaaaaaaacgctgAACAATAATCAATTCTGATTATGCATGGTGACAGTGAAGTGAATATTGTCGTGGCCCTTTCAATATTCAGCATACACGTTTTCCCTTTGGTGCTTATAGTACAGAAAATAAAACGCCTGGCAGCTTTACACTTTCGTTTGCTTCCTTCACCAGCCTGGAACTTGCCAACGAGGAAAAACATCCTTTCGGATAACATATTTTGTAGCCACCCCTGCTTCGGTATTGGGTGGGGGGGCGCTGCAGTTATTAATTCAGGCAGCTGAATTTGAACTCCGTTTGCGGGATGCTGTTTTTGGTGTGTGTGATGCACATTTTGCCTGTTACCAAAATCCTCAGTGGAGAAGAGATATAGCAATATTTGACATTGTGTGTAGCTGATAAGCTATCTCATTTGGTGCGTAAATAAATTTCCAAATCATGAAATTTTGAGACGTTTATTTCAATATGCAACTGTCGACGGGAGGAAACGGCTGGTTATGTTGTTGCTTTTCTTCTACTATCAAATGGAATTCATTCATGGGTTGTAAAATGTTTTCCTTTAGGAAAAGCAGCTCTTCAACAGAGCCGTTCAAACCGAGAAACTcatgaaaaaaggaaaagaaatctcAGAATGACGGTTGTTGTATTTTATGCCACTCTGATGTTCTCTCTTAACAATGAATGTGCACAATTTAATGAACTCTCTTCCAGACTGGGTATCAGTGGCTTTGTAGATCTTATATTTTCAATAAAGATTATTCCAATATTCTGAGAGCAAGTTAAAATGAAAATTGCCTTTTTCTGATTCCCCCGCCCCCATTCATTGCTGTGGAAACTACTGCCAAAAAACCAAGTACAGGTAATTGTTAAAGTTCGGTACAGATCATGTTGTTCTCTTCTCTGAgactcagaggacatcttatgagtGGGTGTTtctcttcctatgctcagggataggCAGGATCTTAAAAACTTTCACTTCCTGTCCTGTGGTAGAAACGCCCCCCGACTTCCAGTTCtaatcctgcctcagagggataaGCATCTTCAAAGCGAGCTCCTGCTAAGCTTTGAGCCGAGCTACCATTTCAGCCTACCCTTTTTTCCTACTAAAACCCAAGGTCTGTCTTCCCTGTCAAGCCCCTGTACCCTGTACCTTGTCCCGCTTGTGCCCCTGTTGCCTTCCCGACCCAAGCctgctcattttttcccctcacggAGGAAAATGGCGGCAATGGAAGAGCGCTCCGGAGATGAACTCCTCTCCGGGGACGAGGCCGTGGATACGGGACTCCTACCCCCCCACCGGAAAAAGACgacggaggagggtgggggaaagagtaaGCGGCGCAACGAGCCTGAGGCGGCCGCCGGGAGATCAAAGCGCAGGCAGCCGGCTGAAGAAGCGAAAGCGGCCAGGGAAGCTAAAAATGGCGCGAAAAAGGCGCGCGCAGAGAAAACGGCCGCTGAACCTCCCCGTTTGTCCCTGCAAGGTGACGAGGGTGAGTGCTCTCAACCAGCCCGTAATGCCGACCCTGAAGGAGACTCTGCTACGGGCGATGGACCCAGCACAGTAAGAACCTCCTTTTCCCAACTTATGGTGGGGGGGGCGAGTGAACAAAGCATGATTGCCTTAATGCGAAGGGCCCTCAGGGAAGAGTTTGCCCTCCTTGGAGAATTGTCCTCTAGGGGGCCAGTGAGCTCCAGGGCCTCCTCTCCCTCTAGAAGCTCAGTGAGATCAGAGCGCTTAATGATTTCTGAGCCTGCAGCACAAGGTCCCAGTACTGCCTGGCCAACTAAAGCAGCCCAAAAGGCTCATCCAGCCAATCCTCCCAGACAATCCCAGGAAAATCCTTAccctgaggaagagagagaggaaggggagttcTCCTCAGAAGAGGAGCAAGAAGGGGGGACCCAGGGCCAAGACCCCCACCCACGTTTATTTGCAGGGGAGGACTATCAgtctttcctctgcaaagtcatGGCAGCCCTTGACCTCCATGAGGATGAGGATACTGAAGCCATCAAGAGCAAGGCAAAATTTAGGGGATCCAAGGAGTTCTTCACTAGACTCCAAACCAAAACAAGATCAGTGCCCTTCCCAGAGTATTTCGAGGATCTGGTTAAGGCTGAATGGCAGAAACCCATGTCTAATAAGCAAATTCCAGCCTCCATAAAAAAGCTGTATACACTGGAGCCTAGAGCCATGACCCTGCTGCAAGTACCACTGGTGGAGACACCAGTAACAGACCTCCAATCCTCGGGCCTAATCTCGGAGGATGGGGCAGGCAATATAAAGGATCCCCTGGATAGAAAAATTGATTATGCAGCCAAGAAGGCACACGAGGCTGCAGCATTATCTATCCAAGCGTCAGCCACCGCTGCCCTAGTGGCAAGGGCTAGCATTATGTGGATCCGAAAAATCATTGATTTGCTCCCACAGGACA includes:
- the MXD4 gene encoding max dimerization protein 4, with translation MEWNSLLMLLEAAEYLERREREAEHGYASVLPFDSDRRRRPARKPQSCRSSHNELEKHRRAKLRLYLDELKQLVPLGPDSSRHTTLSLLKRAKTHIKKLEEQDRKALNIKEQLQREHRYLKRRLEQLSVQGLERVRTDSLGSTISTDSEQEVDIEGIEFPPAEMDSSGCSSDAEDHYSLLSSSSDTGYALPHRLSARLV